A DNA window from Paraburkholderia hospita contains the following coding sequences:
- a CDS encoding DEAD/DEAH box helicase, with translation MFSTDSDRLAPKITPAGHLLAAPDVDAPALPDDVALGASFRRGTGHGLLYLGSATIGRALPPAWAWWRDFGARYVTSLCTTPEGEEVAVSQPDTGDFERLIEDAPPMTGAEYLTSDVLVALWGEIDIALRDELASTGESLQTYLKSRHPAWNLVGRVHFNLAENRKDPEAPFAFLATYAARISAHGKTQHQPLSRALEEFSGARNKAKLLSLLMPVRRAADRCDWLRAMLESREIYHPLRWMPADAYRLLCDLPALESAGIMVRLPATWATGRPARPAVRASVGTQPPSLLGKDALLDFRMEVSLDGEPLTPAEIRRLLKGADGLQWIRGRWIEVDTKKLGHVVHRFESLEKAAQSGLPLNDALRLLAGVSGDEAEGSDERNWAQVVAGNWLAETLGHLRQPEGLAQVDPGPDLRAQLRPYQRAGVRWLYLLSQLGLGACLADDMGLGKTMQVLSLLLVLKRDQADSRPSLLIAPASLLANWVAEAERFAPGLRVLVAHPSVTPAEELRALNDAQLTQTDLVITSFGSLLRQPALETIQWRIAIVDEAQAIKNPGARQTKQVKKLQAQSRIALTGTPVENRSSDLWSIFDFTHPGLLGSAKEFAGLTRRLANIEHFGPLRTLVRPYILRRLKTDRRVIADLPEKTELKAWCHLSPVQAALYERAVKDLAAALDGADGIERKGIVLSYLMRFKQICNHPSQWLGDAAWSPEASGKFARLRELVDVIAAKQEKVLVFTQFRETTEPLAAFLGSLFGREGLVLHGGTPVGKRRELVRQFQEDESTPFFVLSLKAGGSGLNLTSASHVIHFDRWWNPAVENQATDRAFRIGQRKNVLVHKFVCQGTVEDRIDQLIESKQQLVNDMLEGGAELQLTEMSDQELLALVKLDIHSAQEN, from the coding sequence ATGTTTTCGACCGATAGCGATCGTCTCGCGCCAAAAATCACACCGGCAGGCCACCTCCTTGCAGCGCCGGACGTCGATGCGCCTGCCTTGCCAGATGACGTTGCGCTGGGTGCCTCCTTCAGGCGCGGCACGGGTCATGGGCTGCTCTATCTGGGGAGCGCAACCATAGGGCGTGCACTGCCGCCTGCGTGGGCATGGTGGCGCGACTTTGGCGCCCGCTATGTCACGTCTTTATGCACGACGCCAGAAGGCGAGGAAGTCGCAGTCTCTCAACCGGACACAGGGGACTTCGAAAGACTGATCGAAGATGCGCCGCCCATGACGGGTGCCGAATATCTCACGTCGGATGTCCTGGTCGCATTGTGGGGCGAAATCGACATCGCTTTACGTGATGAGCTGGCAAGCACGGGGGAGTCGCTTCAGACATATCTCAAGTCGCGTCATCCTGCCTGGAATCTTGTGGGCCGTGTTCACTTCAACCTTGCCGAAAACCGCAAGGACCCTGAAGCCCCTTTCGCCTTCCTGGCAACCTACGCAGCGCGCATCTCGGCCCATGGCAAGACACAACATCAACCACTTTCGCGGGCGCTCGAGGAATTTTCTGGTGCGCGGAACAAGGCGAAGCTGCTCTCTCTCCTGATGCCGGTTCGGCGTGCCGCTGACCGCTGCGACTGGCTTCGTGCGATGCTCGAATCGCGCGAAATATACCACCCGTTGCGCTGGATGCCGGCTGACGCTTACCGTCTTCTCTGCGATTTGCCAGCTCTGGAATCTGCCGGAATCATGGTTCGGCTGCCGGCTACCTGGGCGACGGGCCGCCCCGCGCGACCCGCGGTCAGGGCCAGCGTTGGGACACAGCCTCCGTCGCTCCTCGGCAAGGATGCGCTGCTCGACTTCAGAATGGAGGTGTCGCTCGATGGCGAGCCGTTAACTCCCGCCGAGATCAGGCGTCTGCTCAAGGGTGCTGACGGTCTCCAGTGGATTCGGGGGCGCTGGATCGAAGTGGACACGAAAAAACTTGGCCACGTAGTCCACCGCTTTGAGAGTCTGGAGAAGGCCGCGCAATCGGGACTGCCGTTGAACGATGCCTTGCGTCTCCTGGCGGGTGTATCAGGCGACGAAGCTGAAGGCTCCGACGAGCGGAACTGGGCGCAGGTCGTTGCAGGAAACTGGCTGGCAGAGACGCTTGGGCATTTACGCCAACCGGAAGGGTTGGCGCAGGTCGATCCGGGCCCCGACCTGAGAGCCCAGCTTCGCCCATACCAGCGGGCCGGCGTGCGATGGCTATACCTGCTTAGCCAACTTGGGTTGGGAGCGTGTCTGGCCGACGACATGGGCCTCGGAAAGACGATGCAGGTACTCTCCCTGCTATTGGTCCTGAAGCGCGATCAGGCCGACTCGCGCCCGAGCCTGCTGATCGCACCCGCGTCCTTGCTGGCAAACTGGGTCGCGGAAGCTGAACGCTTCGCACCCGGCCTGCGCGTGCTGGTGGCTCACCCGTCCGTGACGCCAGCAGAAGAACTACGCGCACTGAACGACGCGCAGCTCACGCAGACAGACCTCGTCATTACCAGTTTCGGTTCGCTGCTGCGTCAACCCGCTCTGGAAACGATCCAGTGGCGCATCGCGATTGTCGACGAGGCCCAGGCGATCAAGAATCCCGGCGCCAGGCAGACGAAACAGGTAAAGAAGCTTCAGGCCCAGTCACGTATCGCCCTGACGGGCACCCCGGTGGAAAACCGCTCGTCGGATCTGTGGTCCATTTTTGATTTCACGCATCCAGGGCTGTTGGGTTCGGCGAAGGAATTTGCCGGTCTCACGCGGCGTTTGGCGAACATCGAGCATTTTGGCCCGCTTCGCACGCTTGTGCGACCCTACATCTTGCGCCGTCTGAAAACAGACAGGCGTGTTATCGCCGACCTCCCGGAAAAAACCGAACTCAAAGCGTGGTGCCACCTGAGCCCCGTCCAAGCCGCGTTGTACGAACGCGCGGTAAAGGACCTGGCGGCGGCGCTCGACGGCGCCGACGGTATTGAACGCAAAGGCATCGTATTAAGCTACCTGATGCGTTTCAAGCAGATATGCAACCATCCGTCCCAGTGGCTTGGCGACGCGGCATGGAGCCCCGAAGCCAGCGGCAAATTTGCCCGCCTGCGGGAGTTGGTCGACGTGATCGCGGCCAAGCAGGAAAAGGTACTGGTGTTTACGCAGTTCCGCGAGACCACCGAGCCACTTGCTGCGTTCCTGGGATCCCTTTTCGGACGGGAGGGCCTGGTTCTCCATGGCGGAACGCCTGTAGGCAAACGGCGCGAATTGGTCAGACAGTTCCAGGAGGACGAATCAACACCGTTCTTCGTGCTGTCGCTCAAAGCGGGAGGATCGGGATTGAATCTCACATCGGCTTCCCACGTGATTCACTTCGACCGTTGGTGGAATCCCGCCGTAGAGAATCAGGCGACCGATCGGGCATTTCGCATTGGCCAGCGCAAGAATGTTCTGGTGCACAAGTTTGTTTGCCAGGGTACGGTCGAGGATCGGATTGACCAACTGATCGAATCGAAGCAGCAGTTGGTGAACGATATGCTTGAAGGCGGTGCGGAACTGCAGCTGACCGAGATGAGTGACCAGGAGCTGCTCGCTCTTGTCAAGCTCGATATTCATTCCGCGCAGGAAAACTGA
- a CDS encoding UPF0149 family protein, translating into MTLDPESDDPLTDEEFDVLERFLSSNAVCDDAMDVVMLHGFLTAVICGPNTVMPSAILPWVWDARHATRQPRFLSAGRARKITGLIIRYWNDINNALNHCPDLFEPPLHTTGCKGEEVLILDEWCEGYCKGINIDREAWEPLLERHPEWFNVILLFGTASGYHELEQRDYTVGQRRSFANLLAAAALNIHQYWCEERRKLMEQGERPNMIAAASRPKDRTGKHTGRSDLDARDENESEDLFLVDSLGLTTEDAFHPLALSPLSTGVTREGTSVDVHIYRAGDDSRDGWILEIIDPLGTSTVWDDPFPTDGAALAEALNTIKAHGIASVTGGVPGHMTKH; encoded by the coding sequence ATGACTCTCGATCCCGAATCGGACGATCCACTGACTGACGAAGAGTTTGATGTCCTCGAACGCTTTCTTTCGAGCAATGCCGTTTGCGACGATGCGATGGACGTCGTCATGTTGCACGGCTTTCTGACCGCCGTCATCTGTGGACCGAACACGGTCATGCCGAGCGCGATTCTTCCGTGGGTTTGGGATGCAAGGCACGCAACACGTCAACCCAGATTCTTGTCAGCAGGGCGGGCACGCAAGATTACCGGACTGATCATCCGATACTGGAACGATATCAACAATGCCCTGAATCACTGTCCCGATCTGTTCGAGCCCCCGTTGCACACCACCGGGTGTAAGGGCGAAGAGGTTCTCATCCTCGACGAATGGTGCGAGGGTTATTGCAAAGGCATCAACATTGACCGGGAGGCCTGGGAGCCGCTGCTTGAACGACACCCCGAGTGGTTCAATGTCATCCTGTTGTTTGGAACGGCCTCCGGATACCACGAACTGGAGCAGCGAGATTACACGGTCGGGCAACGCCGGTCATTCGCAAACCTGCTCGCGGCCGCAGCGCTCAATATCCATCAATATTGGTGCGAGGAGCGTCGAAAATTGATGGAGCAGGGCGAGCGGCCGAACATGATCGCGGCGGCTTCAAGGCCGAAAGACAGGACAGGCAAGCATACCGGGCGCAGCGATCTGGACGCGCGAGACGAGAATGAGTCCGAGGATCTGTTCCTTGTCGATTCGCTCGGCCTGACGACGGAAGATGCGTTTCATCCGCTTGCATTGTCCCCGCTGTCTACGGGCGTCACTCGCGAAGGCACGTCGGTCGATGTGCACATCTATCGGGCCGGAGACGACAGCCGCGATGGCTGGATATTGGAAATCATCGACCCGCTCGGAACATCGACAGTCTGGGACGACCCGTTTCCGACCGACGGAGCCGCGCTGGCCGAAGCGTTGAACACCATCAAGGCGCACGGCATTGCATCGGTAACAGGAGGCGTACCAGGGCACATGACGAAGCACTGA
- a CDS encoding SOS response-associated peptidase codes for MCTSYEANPNDAWDVFSLLPRPDFDYKPEIYKDYFAPVFRRGGESFETVPASFGIVPRRHIPPGVKVFDTMNARSESVEQKRSFSAAWKNLQLCLIPFRTFYEPNYETGKAVRWKIGTANGDPLAIAGLWRQWTEADGSQNLAFTMLTVNSDEHPLMRRFHKPGDEKRSVVIVPPERYADWLKCQSTDEARSFLRLYPAEAMHAESFPLAPREPKTAPQRAIKGSFCERGRRSRITRWPNLMLSALRWHF; via the coding sequence ATGTGTACAAGCTACGAAGCCAATCCGAACGACGCGTGGGACGTGTTCAGCCTGCTCCCACGACCGGACTTCGACTACAAGCCTGAGATCTACAAGGACTATTTTGCGCCGGTCTTCCGGCGCGGCGGCGAATCCTTCGAGACAGTGCCCGCGTCGTTCGGTATCGTGCCGCGACGGCACATTCCGCCTGGGGTCAAAGTGTTCGACACGATGAACGCCCGCTCAGAGTCGGTCGAGCAGAAACGCAGCTTCAGCGCCGCGTGGAAGAATCTGCAACTGTGCCTGATCCCGTTTCGCACGTTTTACGAACCAAACTATGAGACAGGAAAAGCAGTGCGTTGGAAGATAGGTACCGCCAATGGCGACCCTCTGGCCATTGCCGGCTTGTGGCGACAATGGACGGAGGCGGACGGCTCGCAGAATCTAGCGTTCACGATGTTAACCGTTAATTCGGATGAGCACCCGCTGATGCGGCGTTTTCACAAGCCAGGCGATGAAAAGCGCTCGGTCGTGATTGTGCCGCCGGAAAGATACGCGGACTGGCTGAAGTGCCAGTCAACGGACGAGGCGCGTTCGTTCCTTCGACTCTATCCGGCGGAAGCAATGCATGCGGAGTCGTTCCCCCTAGCGCCGCGAGAGCCAAAGACTGCGCCACAGAGAGCGATCAAGGGCAGCTTTTGTGAAAGGGGCCGAAGGTCTCGGATCACGCGATGGCCGAACTTAATGCTTTCGGCGCTTCGTTGGCACTTTTGA
- a CDS encoding YkvA family protein, translating into MKKIALLWKVVRDDLRVLSYALRHPDRPRWLMPATALVALYAIDPFNVTVPFVGIVDDGVLVPLALHLMVRCLPIQLRRLRRL; encoded by the coding sequence ATGAAAAAAATCGCTTTGCTATGGAAGGTTGTCAGGGACGATTTGCGCGTGCTCTCATATGCGCTGCGGCATCCCGACCGTCCAAGATGGCTGATGCCCGCGACCGCTCTGGTGGCGCTGTACGCGATCGATCCTTTCAATGTCACTGTCCCATTCGTCGGGATTGTGGACGACGGTGTGCTAGTCCCGCTGGCATTGCATTTGATGGTCCGTTGTCTGCCAATCCAGTTGCGACGGCTACGCCGCCTATGA
- a CDS encoding methyltransferase family protein: MANPTDTANVIIRPPIAWVVAVLAGLALNRLIPLPFVPAVVPGGWVGAIVFALALALLVWAIATITRSGSNVPTNQPTTTIVETGPYRFTRNPIYLGMMLGLIGLAIAVNSLWLLLTLVPFALVIRYGVIAREEAYLERKFGDVYGRYRARVRRWL, translated from the coding sequence ATGGCTAACCCGACAGATACCGCGAACGTTATTATCCGGCCACCGATCGCGTGGGTGGTCGCGGTGCTTGCCGGGCTCGCGCTCAACCGCCTCATTCCTTTGCCGTTCGTTCCGGCTGTAGTACCTGGAGGCTGGGTGGGAGCGATAGTATTTGCCCTTGCGCTCGCACTGCTCGTCTGGGCGATCGCGACCATCACCCGGTCCGGTTCGAACGTGCCCACCAACCAGCCGACCACGACCATCGTCGAGACCGGCCCCTACCGCTTCACGCGCAATCCTATCTACCTCGGTATGATGCTGGGGCTCATCGGCCTGGCTATTGCCGTCAACAGCCTGTGGCTGCTGCTGACGCTGGTTCCGTTCGCTCTCGTCATTCGCTACGGTGTAATCGCCCGCGAGGAAGCGTATCTTGAGCGCAAGTTCGGCGACGTCTATGGCCGCTACCGCGCGCGCGTGCGGCGCTGGCTTTAG